Genomic window (Blastocatellia bacterium):
AAAACTTCTAGTCGTCAAATTAGCGGCCAAGGTAGCTTACAACGTTTAAAAATAGAGAAAAAATAAAATTATGAGCAATGATTTACACTACAAAAAACTAGAAAATCTCTATCATAATGCACAATGTAACGAATACTACAAACCAGCTATTAAGATTTTTGAAGCTAGAGCAGAATTAATAATTCCTGTGCAAGAAAAGTTTTTTCATGCCGCAAATGCTGTTCATGGTTCAGTCTATTTTAAGACTTTAGATGATGCTGCATTTTTTGCTTGTAATTCTTTGGTGACAGAATACTTAGTTTTAACAGCAAATTTTAATCTTTATTTGCTTAAACCTATTTCTACAGGGGTTTTAATGGCTACTGGAAAAGTGCTTAACAATTTGGGAAGTTCTTTTGTTGCTGAGTCGGTTTTGTATAACTCACAAGACGAAGAAATTGCTCGTGCAACAGGAACATTTGTAAAAAGTAAAATTAAATTAACTG
Coding sequences:
- a CDS encoding PaaI family thioesterase: MSNDLHYKKLENLYHNAQCNEYYKPAIKIFEARAELIIPVQEKFFHAANAVHGSVYFKTLDDAAFFACNSLVTEYLVLTANFNLYLLKPISTGVLMATGKVLNNLGSSFVAESVLYNSQDEEIARATGTFVKSKIKLTEEMGYK